The Alteromonas stellipolaris genome includes a region encoding these proteins:
- a CDS encoding OapA family protein: MRIKLDALKALNIFKQLPKQHRTGLAIASMFLGGLILLPSDTVEASRHQDALVLDTGIRYPLDLNIMPSTDVFSIEEESNWQTYKVRSGDTLAKLFKRAGFTSRDVYNVTQAGDLAKTLVTLLPGDELSFKINNDGTFGELKYKLSSTETLFIRPDPTSEDNSLTADLEKRDVDIRYNFAQGEIHSSFWNAGATAGLTSNQIMNLAGIFGWDIDFATEIRSGDTFNVVFEEQYIDGEFVGYGDIVAAEFTNQGEDFSAILHEDGTYYTPEGRSMRKSFLRAPINFRYVSSNFSKARFHPVQKRWKAHRGTDYVAAVGTPVMAAGDGKVIKSAYDKYNGHHVFVQHGEKYTTKYLHFKKRAVKVGDTVKQGQTIGYLGSTGLASGPHVHYEFLVDGVHRNPRTVSLPKALPIAAEEREAFMDIAHVRQQQLNNNKRIMLAMK, translated from the coding sequence ATGAGAATCAAACTAGACGCCCTAAAGGCGCTAAACATATTTAAACAATTGCCAAAGCAACACCGAACAGGATTAGCTATTGCTAGTATGTTCTTAGGTGGGCTTATTCTTTTGCCGTCAGACACGGTAGAAGCGAGTCGTCATCAAGATGCTTTGGTACTTGATACCGGTATTCGTTACCCTCTCGATTTGAACATTATGCCGTCAACCGACGTCTTTTCAATCGAAGAAGAGTCGAACTGGCAAACCTATAAAGTTCGCAGCGGCGATACCCTAGCAAAGCTATTTAAGCGTGCGGGTTTTACCTCTCGTGACGTTTACAATGTTACTCAAGCTGGTGACCTTGCTAAAACACTGGTTACCTTGTTACCTGGTGATGAGCTTTCGTTCAAAATTAATAACGACGGTACGTTTGGTGAGCTTAAATATAAGCTTTCTTCTACCGAAACTTTATTCATTCGCCCCGACCCCACCAGTGAAGATAATAGCTTAACAGCCGATCTTGAAAAGCGTGACGTTGATATTCGCTATAATTTTGCACAAGGTGAAATTCATTCAAGCTTTTGGAATGCTGGGGCAACGGCCGGATTAACCAGCAATCAAATTATGAACCTTGCGGGTATTTTTGGCTGGGATATCGATTTTGCGACAGAAATTCGTTCAGGCGATACCTTTAACGTGGTGTTTGAAGAACAATACATCGATGGTGAGTTTGTGGGCTATGGCGACATAGTCGCCGCAGAGTTTACCAACCAAGGTGAAGACTTTAGCGCTATCTTGCATGAAGACGGCACTTACTACACGCCTGAGGGCAGAAGCATGCGTAAGAGCTTCTTACGTGCACCTATTAACTTTAGGTACGTGAGCTCTAACTTCTCCAAAGCACGTTTTCACCCTGTGCAAAAACGCTGGAAAGCACACCGTGGTACCGATTATGTTGCTGCCGTTGGTACGCCAGTTATGGCGGCGGGCGATGGTAAAGTCATTAAGTCAGCGTACGACAAGTACAATGGTCACCATGTATTTGTGCAACACGGTGAAAAATATACCACTAAGTATCTGCACTTTAAAAAACGTGCAGTGAAAGTAGGCGACACGGTAAAACAGGGTCAAACTATTGGTTATTTAGGTAGCACAGGCTTGGCGTCTGGCCCGCATGTTCACTATGAATTCTTGGTAGACGGCGTACACCGTAACCCTCGTACTGTTTCGCTGCCAAAAGCATTACCTATTGCCGCTGAAGAGCGTGAAGCATTCATGGACATTGCCCATGTACGTCAACAGCAGCTTAATAACAACAAACGCATAATGCTTGCAATGAAATAG
- a CDS encoding anhydro-N-acetylmuramic acid kinase, with the protein MAKYIGLMSGTSMDGVDAVLCDITANKCQTLHAVSISYPANLLSLLHSLCTPTPNELNAMATADRLVAESFAHAVSVLLLETQLSSSDITAVGSHGQTIRHFPQGVELHNDVEQKGFTCQIGDPNTLAVLTNIDVVADFRRKDIALGGQGAPLVPAYHNAIFAHDTQPRVLVNIGGIANISVLAAKQNTIAPLGYDTGPGNTLMDAWVKLHLNKPYDDKGLWANTGVVSDDLLTTLLSDSYFHQTAPKSTGREYFNIAWLTSYLDTLANSQACTLPPQDVQATLLALTATSIADEINKQKMPIGAQVIVCGGGAFNPVLMQRIANLLPSYQVSDSHSINIHPQHVEGAAFAWLAFAHNNNIPGNVPAVTGASREAVLGIFCPAN; encoded by the coding sequence ATGGCAAAGTATATTGGCCTTATGTCAGGAACTAGCATGGACGGCGTTGACGCCGTCCTTTGCGATATCACTGCCAATAAGTGCCAAACCTTACATGCGGTATCTATTTCTTATCCAGCTAATCTACTTTCTTTACTTCATTCACTTTGCACACCTACTCCTAACGAGCTCAATGCTATGGCAACAGCCGATAGGTTGGTGGCAGAAAGCTTTGCACATGCCGTAAGCGTGTTGCTATTAGAAACTCAGCTTTCATCAAGCGATATCACCGCAGTTGGCTCTCATGGACAAACCATTAGGCACTTCCCGCAGGGAGTTGAGCTTCACAACGACGTTGAGCAAAAAGGTTTTACGTGTCAGATTGGCGACCCAAATACACTTGCCGTACTCACAAATATTGATGTTGTTGCTGACTTTAGGCGCAAAGATATTGCCCTAGGCGGCCAAGGTGCGCCCTTAGTTCCAGCCTACCATAATGCTATCTTCGCGCACGATACCCAGCCAAGAGTGTTGGTTAACATTGGCGGTATTGCGAACATTTCAGTTTTAGCAGCAAAACAAAATACTATTGCTCCTCTTGGCTATGATACTGGCCCAGGCAATACCCTAATGGATGCGTGGGTTAAGCTGCATTTGAATAAGCCCTATGATGACAAGGGGCTATGGGCTAATACCGGTGTAGTAAGTGATGACTTATTAACAACGTTACTTTCCGATAGCTATTTTCATCAAACCGCGCCGAAGAGCACTGGCAGAGAATATTTCAATATAGCATGGTTAACGTCTTATCTTGATACGCTCGCCAATTCACAAGCCTGCACACTTCCCCCTCAAGATGTGCAAGCGACGCTACTAGCGCTAACAGCAACAAGCATTGCCGATGAGATTAACAAGCAAAAAATGCCTATAGGTGCACAAGTCATCGTTTGTGGGGGCGGTGCCTTTAACCCTGTGCTGATGCAACGCATAGCCAACTTATTGCCAAGTTATCAAGTGAGCGACAGCCACAGTATCAATATTCACCCCCAACACGTTGAAGGGGCTGCATTCGCGTGGCTAGCTTTTGCACACAACAATAATATTCCAGGCAACGTACCTGCTGTTACCGGCGCTTCGCGAGAGGCTGTATTGGGTATTTTTTGCCCTGCAAACTAA
- a CDS encoding extracellular solute-binding protein, protein MNNWSGSINSNIISHFSVFLVLLGSYTFSLGVYAEQRNTITLATSEASPFSSAHNPKQGYVNEVIHLTFEKMGYIPKIEFFPHARAIYLADGGKVEGVFPLRDSTVRVEGMIYSDAIRGGSINYLVHNSRNIHSLLNTELGDSISQFNNLGLSRLGVLRGAQLPLSLREAENIDVLLAKSLPTLLDMLDRGRVDFIYIDEYSAKQTITNHRPHLSQKFKFIKSLRKSNPHFLGISKNLPDAPQIIARFNQALASLEADGSIDTILKRYGIFIEPENVVTERKLIVGAPNINGIETAIRYLNDSGTTFPEQDIQWRVMEESILRKHIQGDFAVNETQFDLVMLGNFEVPIWARNGWLLPFPEPPSNYDMKDIIPIAKHSNTYEGEVYGLPFVGETTLTFYRKDLLQNADISLPKQMTYRNLSAIAMEIQDPKSQLYGVGLRTKVGWGQNMALIGTMVNTYGGSWFDEDMKPLLTSRSWERAIKDYVSIAVNNGPPGEYDLGWKDNQQLFADGKLAFFVDASSLGGYILDPSSSKVSENVGVTYAPIGTTPKGAQWFWSWNFAIPHLAHNKEIAQQLAYWLTSKAFITSVKGKYGYYAAPAGTRHSTYSDSYINAIPYASYEYNALLATELDNINVPTTGSQFVPIPEFTALGYLVGVQINLAVKQQVTIQEALKTAQHQSEAVMRRAGYYNN, encoded by the coding sequence ATGAATAATTGGTCTGGCTCTATTAACTCAAATATCATCAGCCATTTTTCGGTATTTTTGGTTCTACTTGGAAGCTATACGTTTTCACTTGGCGTTTACGCCGAGCAACGAAACACAATTACTTTAGCCACCTCAGAAGCGAGTCCATTCAGTAGCGCGCACAACCCTAAACAAGGGTACGTAAACGAGGTCATTCACCTTACATTTGAAAAAATGGGCTACATCCCCAAAATTGAATTCTTTCCACATGCTAGAGCGATATATCTCGCCGACGGCGGAAAAGTTGAAGGTGTTTTTCCACTTCGCGATAGCACAGTACGTGTTGAGGGGATGATATATTCCGATGCTATCCGTGGTGGGAGCATCAACTATCTTGTCCATAACAGTCGAAACATTCATAGCTTATTAAACACCGAATTAGGCGATTCGATATCACAATTCAACAACTTAGGCCTTTCCCGTCTTGGGGTTTTACGCGGTGCACAGTTGCCGTTGAGTCTTCGTGAGGCTGAAAATATCGATGTACTCTTAGCCAAATCATTACCGACATTGTTAGATATGTTAGATAGGGGGCGAGTTGACTTTATTTATATAGATGAATACAGCGCAAAACAAACAATAACTAATCATCGTCCCCACTTATCACAGAAATTTAAATTCATTAAATCGCTTAGAAAAAGCAATCCCCATTTCTTAGGGATATCGAAAAACTTGCCCGACGCCCCCCAAATTATTGCGCGTTTCAATCAAGCATTGGCTTCTCTAGAAGCTGATGGAAGCATCGATACAATATTAAAGCGATACGGTATTTTCATCGAGCCGGAAAATGTCGTTACAGAGAGAAAATTAATAGTTGGTGCGCCTAATATTAATGGTATTGAAACCGCTATTAGATACTTGAATGACAGCGGTACGACTTTCCCAGAGCAAGATATTCAGTGGCGTGTCATGGAGGAGAGTATACTCAGAAAGCACATACAGGGAGATTTTGCAGTTAACGAAACACAGTTTGACTTAGTAATGCTAGGTAATTTCGAGGTGCCTATTTGGGCCAGAAATGGTTGGTTGTTACCTTTTCCCGAGCCGCCCTCGAACTACGATATGAAAGATATTATACCCATCGCAAAGCATTCAAATACATACGAAGGTGAGGTCTATGGTTTACCGTTTGTAGGAGAAACAACGCTAACCTTCTACCGAAAAGATCTGTTGCAGAACGCTGATATTAGTTTGCCCAAGCAGATGACTTATAGAAACCTAAGCGCCATTGCTATGGAAATTCAAGATCCCAAATCGCAACTGTATGGTGTAGGGCTGCGCACAAAAGTAGGTTGGGGGCAAAATATGGCATTAATTGGCACCATGGTAAATACGTACGGTGGAAGCTGGTTTGATGAAGATATGAAGCCGCTGCTTACTTCTAGGTCGTGGGAGCGAGCAATCAAGGACTATGTTTCAATCGCGGTAAACAACGGTCCCCCAGGTGAATACGATTTAGGGTGGAAAGATAACCAGCAACTCTTTGCTGACGGAAAATTAGCATTCTTTGTTGATGCATCATCATTAGGTGGCTACATCTTAGATCCTTCTTCTTCGAAAGTTTCGGAGAATGTCGGGGTGACTTATGCGCCAATAGGAACAACACCAAAAGGGGCACAATGGTTTTGGTCGTGGAATTTCGCGATACCTCATTTAGCTCACAATAAAGAAATAGCACAGCAATTAGCTTATTGGTTAACTTCTAAAGCGTTTATTACTTCGGTTAAAGGTAAGTATGGTTATTACGCAGCGCCAGCTGGCACTCGTCATTCAACCTACAGTGACAGCTATATAAACGCTATTCCTTATGCTAGCTATGAATACAACGCACTGCTAGCAACTGAGCTTGATAATATTAATGTCCCCACGACTGGAAGCCAGTTTGTTCCAATCCCAGAATTTACGGCGCTCGGTTACCTTGTGGGAGTTCAGATAAATTTAGCAGTGAAGCAGCAAGTTACTATTCAAGAGGCATTAAAAACAGCGCAACACCAATCTGAAGCCGTAATGAGGCGCGCTGGTTATTATAACAACTGA
- the fucP gene encoding L-fucose:H+ symporter permease codes for MQTKTPIVSRDMLLPFILLTVCFAAWGVAANMTDPLVKVFSKIFTMSSLQSALVQFAYYGAYFCLAIPAAFINKRYSYKTGVLVGLGCAAAGAFLFYPASQTMTYGFFLMALFVMAGGLSILETSANPYVMAMGNEQSATRRLNLAQAFNPVGTNFGVFLAATLILPNLNQASAEERSAMSMTELKSVIGAELDAVMIPYVAMACVLLVVWVAVALIKTPVDEATESKADDIDIAASLKRLVANKHYRFGVMAQFFNVGAQTCVWTFTIQYVMKAIGGNEVQGGDVLQYSMIVFLISRFVMTWVMQYLYPARLLMVMSLVAVGLCIVMTQSPNIVGVVALISISACLSLMFPTIYGIALEGLGKDTKLGAAGLVMAILGGAIMPLFQAAIIDSAGIVVSYIVPAICFIFVACYGLFDIKAVKSPQKVSIDDLKTNNLKTSMAK; via the coding sequence ATGCAAACTAAAACGCCTATAGTTTCCAGAGATATGCTATTGCCGTTTATTCTATTGACGGTGTGTTTTGCTGCATGGGGTGTTGCCGCCAACATGACAGATCCACTAGTGAAAGTCTTTAGTAAGATATTTACTATGTCGTCACTACAATCGGCCTTAGTTCAGTTCGCTTACTACGGTGCTTATTTCTGTTTAGCGATACCCGCAGCCTTTATTAATAAACGATACTCTTATAAAACGGGTGTGCTAGTAGGGCTAGGATGTGCTGCAGCCGGTGCCTTTCTATTTTACCCAGCAAGTCAGACAATGACATATGGCTTTTTCCTGATGGCCTTGTTTGTGATGGCCGGTGGGTTGTCTATTTTGGAAACGTCCGCTAATCCTTATGTCATGGCGATGGGCAACGAGCAAAGCGCCACCAGAAGATTGAACCTAGCACAGGCATTCAACCCTGTAGGGACAAACTTTGGCGTATTCTTAGCCGCTACGCTCATACTACCTAATCTGAATCAGGCGTCAGCTGAAGAGCGAAGTGCTATGTCTATGACTGAGCTAAAATCTGTTATAGGTGCTGAACTGGATGCAGTGATGATCCCCTATGTCGCTATGGCGTGTGTACTTCTAGTGGTTTGGGTTGCCGTAGCTTTGATTAAAACCCCTGTGGATGAAGCCACTGAGTCTAAAGCTGACGATATCGATATCGCAGCATCATTGAAGCGCCTAGTGGCGAATAAGCATTATCGCTTTGGTGTAATGGCGCAGTTTTTCAATGTAGGCGCGCAAACCTGTGTGTGGACTTTTACTATCCAATACGTCATGAAAGCGATTGGGGGTAACGAGGTGCAAGGTGGCGATGTACTTCAATACAGCATGATAGTGTTTCTTATTTCACGATTTGTGATGACGTGGGTAATGCAGTATCTCTACCCAGCACGACTGCTTATGGTGATGTCACTGGTGGCAGTAGGTTTGTGTATTGTTATGACACAATCGCCAAATATCGTTGGTGTGGTGGCACTAATTTCAATATCTGCATGTCTATCGCTAATGTTTCCTACTATCTACGGCATCGCATTAGAAGGGCTAGGGAAAGATACTAAACTTGGCGCGGCGGGCTTAGTAATGGCTATTTTAGGTGGTGCAATTATGCCACTCTTCCAAGCTGCAATTATCGATTCAGCAGGTATTGTCGTTTCTTATATTGTTCCTGCTATATGCTTTATATTTGTGGCTTGCTATGGACTGTTTGACATTAAAGCAGTTAAAAGTCCTCAGAAAGTATCCATTGACGATTTGAAGACCAACAATTTGAAGACAAGCATGGCGAAGTAA
- a CDS encoding carbohydrate porin, with the protein MKHTFHWLKQKTLALKPLTLTSCYLLVSFSYPAFSAQDTSEYIEWLASYTGEAAANVDGGKREGSAYAGQLFLGAEIDLEKFAGWENTKVHVAFTNRHGQNLAATHIGSSTSVQEIYGGQNSRLARLTVEKSFFDDQLQVEVGRTVANISFLGSELCQYFQTNSACGNPTFVFKTSNFTWWPVSSWGGHAKYWLSPEIYFHTGVYEENTPHQDLSDHGFDWSTDESTGVVVPVTLGYQTTWENDAYPKRYEIGGWYDGADYTDPAKDENGNFAAVTGNDYATQNGRSGIFARFEQTILRPNLNSKRSVTIFGAVLAGTSGELIEDEYIKAGFVKRGTFTGRDEDTIGFVVTQQFYNKDAIEDQRILREAKGGLGRPESSQTMMELSYGIHINDNIRVQPNVHYIINPDQFSERDRLQSLDDVWVVGVRFDVNLAGLLLR; encoded by the coding sequence ATGAAGCATACTTTTCATTGGTTAAAGCAAAAAACTTTGGCTTTAAAGCCACTTACACTTACTTCCTGCTATTTATTAGTCAGTTTTTCTTATCCTGCATTTTCTGCTCAAGATACATCGGAATACATAGAATGGCTGGCTAGCTACACGGGAGAAGCCGCTGCTAATGTTGATGGGGGTAAGCGTGAAGGGAGTGCTTATGCTGGTCAATTATTTTTGGGCGCAGAAATAGACTTAGAAAAATTTGCAGGTTGGGAAAATACTAAAGTCCATGTGGCATTTACTAATCGTCACGGACAAAACCTAGCGGCTACACATATTGGAAGCAGTACGTCTGTTCAAGAAATCTATGGCGGCCAAAACTCCCGTTTAGCCAGGCTTACCGTAGAGAAAAGCTTTTTTGACGACCAGCTACAAGTAGAGGTTGGCAGAACCGTGGCAAACATCAGCTTTCTTGGTTCAGAGCTATGTCAGTACTTTCAAACGAATTCTGCCTGCGGTAACCCCACCTTTGTATTTAAAACCAGTAACTTTACATGGTGGCCTGTTTCAAGTTGGGGAGGTCACGCGAAGTACTGGCTTTCGCCTGAAATCTACTTTCATACTGGAGTGTATGAAGAGAACACTCCTCACCAAGATTTGAGTGATCATGGCTTTGATTGGTCAACGGATGAATCTACTGGCGTAGTCGTACCTGTGACATTGGGCTATCAAACTACATGGGAAAATGACGCCTACCCAAAACGCTATGAAATTGGCGGTTGGTATGATGGCGCGGACTATACCGATCCAGCTAAAGATGAGAATGGTAATTTTGCTGCTGTCACCGGTAATGACTATGCAACACAAAATGGGCGCTCTGGTATTTTCGCCCGATTCGAGCAAACCATTTTACGTCCAAATTTAAATTCTAAACGCAGTGTTACTATTTTTGGTGCCGTGTTAGCGGGCACATCTGGTGAGCTCATAGAAGATGAATATATTAAAGCAGGCTTTGTTAAACGCGGTACCTTCACAGGAAGAGATGAAGACACTATAGGCTTTGTCGTCACTCAACAGTTTTACAATAAAGATGCCATTGAAGACCAACGTATATTGCGCGAAGCAAAAGGTGGTTTAGGTCGCCCTGAAAGCAGTCAAACAATGATGGAGTTAAGTTATGGCATTCATATTAATGACAACATACGGGTTCAACCTAACGTGCATTATATAATCAATCCTGACCAGTTTAGCGAGCGTGACCGCCTTCAATCGTTAGATGATGTATGGGTGGTGGGCGTACGATTTGACGTGAACCTTGCAGGGTTACTACTGCGCTAG
- a CDS encoding alkene reductase — MSELSLFKPLEWADNTLQNRMVLAPMTRGRAGSDRIPNKIMGDQYVQRADAGLIITEATAISEEGIGWVDTPGIYTDEMVEGWRSINERVHEAGGKIILQLWHTGRASHSDFHDGDLPFSASAIAIEGDEIHTPKGKKPYEVPRAMTQDDIRRTVADFKHAAVNAKAAGFDGIEVHAANGYLLNQFLDSRSNQRSDEYGGSVDNRYRFLSEVMDAVLEIWPAEQVGVRLSPNGVFNDMGADDFRDTFTYVAQALNKLNLGYLHVMDGLAFGFHERGEPMTLAEFRALFDGMLIGNCGYTQEEAEKRISDGDADMIAFGRPWITNPDLPTRFKNNYPLAAFDDPSTWYGGGEEGYTDYNTYREESGKAAMESLT, encoded by the coding sequence ATGTCAGAGTTATCTCTGTTTAAGCCTCTAGAGTGGGCAGACAATACGCTTCAAAACCGCATGGTATTAGCACCAATGACACGTGGCCGTGCAGGTAGTGACCGCATACCTAACAAAATCATGGGCGACCAATACGTACAGCGCGCCGATGCGGGCCTTATTATTACCGAAGCGACAGCTATATCAGAAGAAGGTATTGGCTGGGTAGACACCCCCGGCATCTATACGGATGAAATGGTAGAAGGATGGCGCTCTATTAACGAAAGAGTGCATGAAGCTGGCGGCAAGATTATCCTTCAATTATGGCATACAGGCCGTGCCTCTCACAGTGACTTTCATGACGGCGACCTCCCTTTCTCTGCTTCCGCTATTGCCATTGAGGGTGATGAAATTCACACACCAAAAGGTAAGAAACCTTACGAAGTGCCACGAGCAATGACACAAGATGACATTCGTAGGACGGTTGCTGATTTCAAACATGCAGCGGTTAATGCTAAAGCTGCAGGCTTTGATGGTATAGAAGTTCATGCAGCTAATGGTTACCTGCTGAATCAGTTTTTAGACAGTCGCAGCAATCAACGTAGTGATGAATATGGCGGCAGCGTAGATAATCGATATCGCTTCCTTAGTGAAGTGATGGACGCTGTACTAGAGATTTGGCCTGCAGAGCAAGTCGGTGTGCGTTTATCGCCTAACGGCGTATTTAATGACATGGGTGCAGATGATTTTCGCGATACATTCACTTATGTCGCCCAAGCACTTAATAAGCTTAACCTTGGCTATTTACATGTGATGGATGGCCTAGCGTTTGGTTTCCATGAACGCGGTGAGCCGATGACACTTGCTGAGTTTCGTGCATTGTTCGACGGCATGTTAATAGGTAACTGTGGTTACACCCAAGAAGAGGCAGAGAAACGTATTAGCGACGGTGATGCCGACATGATTGCTTTCGGGCGACCTTGGATCACTAACCCAGATTTACCGACACGGTTTAAAAACAACTACCCGCTGGCGGCGTTTGATGACCCATCTACATGGTACGGTGGCGGTGAAGAAGGTTATACTGACTACAATACTTACCGCGAAGAAAGCGGCAAAGCAGCCATGGAGTCTTTAACCTAA
- a CDS encoding SRPBCC family protein, with product MFQFTLNVSLHAPISFLFAAFHEPEYLSEWFAPGNCKVSQIMSSFKEGGRYRIKLLEPNGVEIALTGEYVTILANEKLVFSWAWEDGVEETVMSSVEILFEETREGEVALTLIHSGFNNQEECDQHQYAWMSCLEKLAVLADKQVAFN from the coding sequence ATGTTTCAATTTACCCTGAATGTATCCCTTCATGCGCCCATCTCTTTTTTGTTTGCAGCATTCCACGAACCTGAATACTTATCTGAATGGTTTGCGCCGGGTAATTGTAAGGTATCGCAAATAATGAGTAGCTTTAAAGAAGGCGGAAGGTATCGCATAAAATTGCTTGAACCCAACGGGGTAGAAATCGCACTAACTGGCGAATACGTGACTATTTTAGCTAACGAGAAGCTTGTGTTTTCTTGGGCGTGGGAAGATGGCGTAGAAGAAACCGTCATGAGCTCAGTGGAAATTTTATTTGAAGAAACGCGCGAAGGAGAAGTGGCGTTAACGTTAATTCATAGTGGTTTCAATAACCAAGAAGAATGCGACCAGCATCAATATGCATGGATGTCTTGCCTAGAAAAGCTTGCAGTATTAGCCGATAAACAAGTGGCGTTTAACTAG
- a CDS encoding D-2-hydroxyacid dehydrogenase: MSTQSPTLNVSILSEDANALAEEIANAWPTPNTLHICQAVTTSEQINPDEVEVLLAAPNLAAKVIDQCSGLKWCQSTWAGNAPLLNLDKSDYILTGVKGVFGKLMREYVFAYLLQYARNIPAFAHNQNHQPPIWEESPRAPLTGKTLGILGAGSIAQALIPVAKSFEMKVIGLTRSGQAIEGFDNVYAATDLLKFTQKVDHVVNLMPDTPATTGVLDQAFFEALKPHSVFINAGRGSAIVDDALLNALDSGQLRAAVLDVFTQEPLPEQHPFWSHPKVVITAHTAAVSSPEDVAGVFVTNATRYMANEPLLYQFDFNKGY; encoded by the coding sequence ATGTCAACTCAATCGCCTACACTCAACGTCTCTATTCTCAGTGAAGATGCCAATGCACTAGCAGAGGAAATAGCAAATGCATGGCCCACGCCTAATACTTTGCATATCTGCCAAGCCGTTACGACTTCTGAACAAATTAACCCTGACGAGGTTGAGGTATTACTTGCCGCTCCTAATTTGGCGGCTAAAGTTATCGACCAATGCTCGGGCTTGAAATGGTGTCAATCCACGTGGGCTGGCAATGCACCGCTGCTTAATTTGGACAAAAGCGATTATATACTCACTGGCGTAAAAGGTGTGTTTGGAAAACTAATGCGCGAATATGTGTTTGCCTACCTTTTGCAATACGCTCGCAATATTCCAGCGTTCGCGCATAACCAAAATCACCAACCCCCAATTTGGGAAGAAAGTCCTCGCGCGCCTCTTACGGGTAAAACCCTTGGCATTTTAGGTGCAGGTTCAATAGCCCAAGCACTTATTCCCGTGGCCAAAAGCTTTGAAATGAAAGTAATTGGCTTAACGAGAAGCGGTCAAGCGATAGAGGGATTCGATAACGTCTATGCAGCAACTGACTTGCTCAAGTTTACTCAGAAAGTCGATCATGTAGTAAACCTGATGCCAGATACCCCCGCGACTACAGGGGTATTAGACCAAGCTTTCTTTGAAGCACTAAAGCCACACAGTGTGTTTATCAACGCAGGGCGTGGAAGTGCGATTGTCGATGATGCGCTTCTAAACGCATTAGATAGCGGGCAACTGCGAGCCGCCGTTCTTGATGTATTCACCCAAGAGCCCCTGCCAGAGCAGCACCCGTTCTGGAGCCACCCCAAGGTGGTGATTACTGCACATACTGCGGCAGTATCATCACCTGAGGATGTAGCTGGCGTGTTTGTTACAAACGCAACACGCTATATGGCCAACGAACCGCTTCTATATCAATTTGATTTTAACAAAGGCTACTGA
- a CDS encoding glutathione S-transferase family protein has protein sequence MKLYGSVTSPFVRRIRVVLSNTPHEFLDLQIFSGEDRALLASRNPTLKVPCLEDDGQLIFDSRVIYSYLASKLDHDSLSWEEENLLTLIDAANDSFVQLMLLKRSDIDINQDKLIIRLQKERIESVFSSLSKQLEAGGFSGWTYPEICLYSMVDWVLFRELHSFKDYPLLLEFHEKHRDRIELTATDPRQ, from the coding sequence ATGAAACTGTATGGTTCGGTAACATCTCCATTTGTACGTCGAATTCGCGTAGTACTTTCCAACACGCCCCATGAATTCCTCGATTTACAAATATTCTCTGGGGAAGACAGAGCGCTACTCGCATCACGAAACCCCACCTTGAAAGTGCCTTGCCTAGAAGACGATGGGCAACTCATTTTTGATTCTAGAGTTATTTATAGCTATTTGGCGAGCAAACTCGACCATGACTCTCTGTCATGGGAGGAAGAAAACCTGCTTACTCTGATAGACGCAGCTAACGATTCATTCGTGCAATTGATGCTACTTAAGCGCTCTGATATCGATATCAATCAAGATAAGCTCATCATTCGTTTGCAAAAAGAACGTATCGAATCGGTTTTTTCATCACTGTCTAAGCAGCTCGAAGCGGGTGGTTTTAGTGGCTGGACGTATCCTGAAATATGTTTGTACTCAATGGTAGATTGGGTGCTATTCAGAGAATTGCACAGTTTTAAAGACTATCCTTTGTTACTGGAATTCCATGAAAAACACCGCGACCGTATAGAGTTAACCGCTACCGATCCCCGTCAGTAG
- the erpA gene encoding iron-sulfur cluster insertion protein ErpA — translation MSVEMALPIEFSDAAATKVKALITEEENPALKLRVYVTGGGCSGFQYGFTFDEKVNDGDMTIDKDDVTLVVDPMSLQYLVGGVVDYVEGLEGSRFLVQNPNATTTCGCGASFSV, via the coding sequence ATGTCTGTAGAAATGGCGTTGCCAATTGAGTTCTCTGATGCAGCGGCGACAAAAGTAAAAGCGCTCATCACGGAAGAAGAAAATCCTGCGTTAAAACTGCGGGTTTATGTTACTGGAGGCGGTTGCTCAGGCTTTCAGTATGGTTTCACTTTTGATGAGAAGGTGAACGACGGCGATATGACAATTGATAAAGATGACGTTACCTTAGTGGTAGACCCTATGAGCTTGCAATATTTAGTGGGCGGCGTTGTTGATTATGTTGAAGGTTTAGAAGGGTCACGCTTTTTAGTACAAAATCCAAATGCAACCACTACCTGTGGATGCGGCGCTAGTTTCAGCGTGTAA